From the Hoplias malabaricus isolate fHopMal1 chromosome 13, fHopMal1.hap1, whole genome shotgun sequence genome, the window CGTTTATCTGCAGACTCGCACAATGTCACAATCCCGGTGGCACACAGTATTCAGATTTACACAGAGCTGCTGTAccacagagcagcagcacagccatCACTCACACTGATGGGGGATGGGGGAGAGTCTAGACTGGACCTGCTTTTCAGCGGAATGTTGACGTTTTAGTCCGTGATGTTAAGTAACAAAGATGGCAGTGTAATCGTTTTAATCTTCATCCCATTTACTAAGACGGTCAGCAATACTGGCTTGTTTTCTACTTACAGCTGAAGACAAGTTTTcattgtttataaaaaaataatactaataataaataaataaacaacagtaaAGCTCATTGGAATACTTTGTGCTAACCACCAAATTGTCCTTTTGACCCTAGCTGGCCTTTCCAAGCTGCACCAACAAAGAAGAAGTTCCTTCATAGCTACAAATGCAAAAATGTATAGCGCAAAAATTCCATTCAGACTAATGAGAAGCTGTAGTACAATTTGTCAAAAATATAAACTTTAAATCATATTAATTCTGTGTATGTTTAAATttagtacagtggaacctctactaacgaacgcctataataatgaactttccaagatacgaaccgggcatttgatgAACCAGgcatattttttgcctccaccaacaaaccacgactctagaaacgaacccgagcctcctccgagccggcgcctggaaatggccactgaacccaataggcgagtctcccagcgcccagacttgagtgagcttttaagattagcaaattgtagctttagcaacttagcattagtgtaaatagcagacattgaaattcgtgctgagttaagccgtatctacgcttcgtcttcCCACATTCACCTCCTACTCTCTGTTATTcaacccaccccccacctcccgtcatacagccagtgcctgtgttacccctccagccagtcgtcacgtcttcaaggtagcgatgtgtaaccacttaaaactttatttcttttttattactgttaccacggtatttcttttatttttagtaacgctacatgtattttttactaatttgagagtgttgtaaacatatatcagtgtaaaaagggtgactttcggggtgggggctggaacgcattaattgcttttccattattttaaatgaggtaaattgactcgagaaacgaacttttccacttacgaaccgcaTCACGGAACGGATCTAGTTCGtgggtagaggttccactgtattgtTTTTTATCATGTAATTGAGCTCACTGTAACATCATTTCCAATCCTCTGTCCTTCCAGTCCACTTCTTTTCTGAGAAACTATGGCAATATTGGATTTTAAACAGGAAACTCTACGTGATTCTAAACAACCACTGTTGGGCAGGTTTTTAATGTTTGGGTCAAACGTAGATAGACTTGTTATAAAAGAACAAATCTGTGGGTGGAACATGGGCAGGTCAGCTTCCCCTAGACTCTCGGACTATTATGTGGTTTTACGAAGTTGTAAGCCTACGTGATTTCTAGTTTCACAACTGCAGAAGAACCAAGCACAGTATTTTTTGTAGTCAATAAGTACAAACAGGCACACAGAATAGGGTAAGACAACTGTGGCTACAAACATGTGACACAAACAAGGCATACAGAGTTCAACTCAAGTATGTACAAAATACACAAGAAGAGAAAGGCTTGAGCTGTTCAGAGTATTTTGTTTAGCACCATTTGTATATTCACATAGTCATTGGTTAAAATGGTGTGTATTGAGAGGCTTATGACTCAGAAAATCCAATGTATCTTAAAGTGTACTGGTTCACTAAGTTCCACATAATGTCAGTGGTGgaaaaagtacacaaaccatgtacttgagtaagAGTACAGatactcacagtaaaatattactccagtaaaagtagaagtccttgttgtagatctccacttgagtaaaagtacaaaagtgtTTAATTTCAATTGTACTTAAGTATCGAATGTAAAAGTACCATGGcgtattatggctctaatgtcctattataatttttgtaacaagactcgtGCTTAAGACACTTAATACTCAAGTGTCACTCGTTCCCCAGTCTTTTAACAGAATGTCATTAATCAGtctgacactgaacacagcagaaatggccaaagataCATACACCCAAGGTGCTCCCCGTCCAAAGTGCTGCCCCTCgctgtctcctgagtattaaacccaaattatgcttctgtgttgaacctatgcTGTAGTCAGCGCGGCCTGATGTGCACCTCTCGGGAAATGTAACTCGTCACGTTAGaccaaaacaaatgtgattggtctgcagttGGATGAACAACttctctacactacactcccttaatagtgcactttaaagatttgtaaaactacaatcactacaccactacattgtatactacatagtgtagggtgaccagacgtcctcttttacccggacatgtcctctttttttagacttaaaaaaatgtctgggcggaatttcacaaacgtccgggattttgtttttctagagcttacatagaacttcgagaagtttcgttcacaaactagtcccgccctcccctactccaattggttcacttgagtgagaagggggcgtggtaaagtagcctaaaatcttctgattggacggtctgactgtagagttaattggtcagtctgcacgtcagtagtccttgtgtacgtcaggcaaagctcatgtacccaccctcatctcgagcagctatgccgaaaggTAAATGTAATTCACTCGGATGAATTCCcctgttttgtgtagcaaataaaggtgtaaaggacctaataGCGCACACAGGTTCAGCTAACCTAGACGTTCCCCCCGAGACGTGTcatctttttcaccatctcagatctggtcaccctaacatAGTGTTATAGAagttcagccctagtggtttggcagtgtaattgcagagcaacGCAGATCTGCAATAGGACACTTGTGCAGGCTACAGCATAGGCTCTGCACTGAGCCATTGCAAAAGCATCAATTGGCCTTCATTTAGGAATGCTacgtaagatttgggtttttattCTACTCGTAGGGCTCCCCTTTgtgcaattaacttttacagcactgtactgaaattggtaggAAAGTGGGGAGtgaaggggtggtttcctaccctcctacaaaatgtacatagtgcagtttctgcagtgctgaaccgaGAGTAGCCAAaccagaggctctattctccctattacaagtcagtgaagcatcacaatgaatttgaagctgttattttaaggtaaaaatattacataatgttcgtttaagctctctgttttgtctacatatTTGCAGATTATACTTTTCTTAATCAGgctactgttttgtttttctgacttaTTGCCTGAAACTTGTTTTTGTCTTTGGgacttgtttatctctctgtacagatttttgggttttggaatatttcttctggttttgacgTCGCTTCACGTATTGTGTTTATTAAATCTCCAACGGAGGCTCACCCTCTGTGAGTGATTTGAGACATCTACAGATCAGTAAAACGTTTATATGAATGAAAAGCAGTTACTGATGAttcaaatacagccaaatactaCATTGTACAAATAATTTAGTTAATTCATAACGATTCTAAAAACTGAAAGTGATGACTTACATCTAAAATTCACTCAACAgttgataaaaaaaatctgcctttggtattattggttttagacagagaaacattttcacttgttttagcgCGGCGACTGTGTTTGTTCGTCTCCTAGCAACAGTGCCGCTGTGTGTCGCACGTCGAGCTGTGCAGAGCCGGGAGATTCACACATTTCAccggcagattttcataatgtagtggagtgaaaagtaagatatttgactttgaaatgtagtgttaaaataaaaagtcgCCCAAATTGGAAATACTTGAGTAAAGTACAGATGCATCAAAAactacttaagtacagtaacgAATCACATTTACttcgttactgtccaccactgaatCATGTTATAGCATGTTTCATGAAAGGacttattcattttatattagttggtatatagatatctcctgtaGCCGTGCCAGTCTTTTAGATCTGCAAGAGGAAACACCGGTCCGAAACAATATCTAAAGAATCTAAAGGAATCTAAAGAAAAAGAGCTATTCTTCAAGACCATTCAAACTCTCATGGTCTAAGTAAGCATTAGGTAGTAAGTTCATTGTGATAACCAGAGAAAAGCCTTTTTCGACTATGCCATTGAGCCAACAGGCCTCGGTGGTGCTCCAGTTTTTATGGCCATTTTAAGATGAATTTCTAGAACATTCCTATCAAGAAGGTGCCTCATACTGGTGTGGTCCTCCTATTGACGCCATCGTTCAGGTCTTTTGGGAAACAGTTGTGCACCTGCAGAAACCCGGGGTCATGTTCTGGGCTGTAGGAGCTGTCTGTTCCTGACTTGAGCGGGTCTCTGGTCAGCGTGTACATGTTGATCTCTCCCAGAGGCACAGAGCTGACCATCTTTAAGCCGACCGGAGAGGCTTCACGCGATGCCTCTGTGGATCGGGAGCTGGAACGGGAGTGCCGCCGGCGGTAGCGGAAGCTAGGCATGCGCGAGTACGGAGAGGAGGACGAGGTAGACTTGACAAACTCCCGGCGTGTTTTGAAGCGCACTTCTTTGTTCTTCTCAATGTAGATGTTTACGGCCAGGACGGCCACGGCCTCAGCCACGATGAAGGAGAGCGCTCCGAAGTAAAAGGACCAGCCATAATTGTATTGGTTCTTCTTGTCCTCATCACGTTTGTCGCTGGGGTCGCCAGCATTGCTGGAGATGTAGACGATGATGCCAATAATGTTGCTCAGACCTGTTCCAGAAGGAAACAGATTGGTTACAAATGGGTTACTGATGAAATATTACCAGGAAGTCAAGTGTGTTAAAAATCTACAGTGTTATTTATTCCACAGAGTTAGATAtttacctgcagccacaaataGGATGCCTGCACTGAGTAGTATGTTGTTCCTCTTGCTGTAGATGCGGCCAACTCCAACACACAGTCcccccagcagcagcagaatAGTACTGAGAATGGGGAACACACTGGAGGCACGCACTATacctacacacagacacacgacACAGGTGAGTCCTTAAATTGTTCAAATACGGAATGACAGGGTGACATCTTCATGAATGTCAATGATGGCCTGTGTTGAACGATGTTGAAACCTGCAGGTTTTGCTTTAGAGAAAGCCACTCACGTAGGAGATACTCTGAGCTGTCAGTATCGTAGTCATTGTCATCTGGAAAGTGATTGATACGATAGCAGCTTCCTTTGTTAAGGCCTAAAGAATAAAGAAGTTGAAATTAATATGAAGCATCAAAGATCTCTGGACAACATGTCAGTTCTACAGAGAAAATCCCACCATTTAAGTGGCATTCGTTGACATGCAcattaaccctaaacctagtTCCTCTTGTCTTGTCAATTCACTTATATGAAAACTGTTGGCTCCTAAAATCTCTCTATATTTGGCACTTTTGCTGCTACAATGAGTAACCAATCATCATTCCCCACTTAAAACACAAGAAATACCcattatttccacattaaaagggTTGGGATCAAATTTGCCCAAAACCTTCTACCAtttttaacaataaaaacaacaatattgTGTATGTTGATGGAATTAAAGGATGAAATATGTTGATATTGTACAATACTACACATAAATTTATGCACCCCTGAGTTTATGAATTGTATCTCCTCTGTCTGCCTTCACATATCATCTGCTCCTTCTGCAAATCTCCA encodes:
- the cacng4b gene encoding calcium channel, voltage-dependent, gamma subunit 4b, whose product is MARCDRALQTLLATAGAFVAFSLMSIAVGTDYWLYSRAHICNATNITTDDSQTQAKKNRGDLTHSGLWRICCIEGLNKGSCYRINHFPDDNDYDTDSSEYLLRIVRASSVFPILSTILLLLGGLCVGVGRIYSKRNNILLSAGILFVAAGLSNIIGIIVYISSNAGDPSDKRDEDKKNQYNYGWSFYFGALSFIVAEAVAVLAVNIYIEKNKEVRFKTRREFVKSTSSSSPYSRMPSFRYRRRHSRSSSRSTEASREASPVGLKMVSSVPLGEINMYTLTRDPLKSGTDSSYSPEHDPGFLQVHNCFPKDLNDGVNRRTTPV